From the Sphingomonas phyllosphaerae 5.2 genome, one window contains:
- a CDS encoding OsmC family protein: MPTRSGSARYEGFGKDGHGWTSTQSGALKDQRYGFGSRFEDGPGTNPEELIAAAHASCFTMALSFALAGAGYNDGTLETNARVTVDKDGDGFTITSSKLDLKAKVPGIEQDEFTRIAEEAKANCPVSKLLKAEITLTHELTQ; the protein is encoded by the coding sequence ATGCCCACCCGCAGCGGATCGGCACGCTACGAAGGCTTCGGCAAGGACGGCCACGGCTGGACCTCCACGCAGTCCGGCGCGCTCAAGGACCAGCGCTATGGCTTCGGCTCGCGGTTCGAGGATGGCCCCGGCACCAACCCGGAGGAACTGATCGCCGCCGCGCACGCCAGCTGCTTCACCATGGCACTCAGCTTCGCACTCGCCGGCGCCGGCTATAACGACGGCACGCTCGAGACGAACGCCCGCGTTACCGTGGACAAGGACGGCGACGGTTTCACGATCACGTCCTCGAAGCTCGACCTGAAGGCGAAGGTTCCCGGGATCGAACAGGACGAATTCACCCGCATCGCCGAGGAGGCGAAGGCGAACTGCCCGGTCTCCAAGCTGCTGAAGGCAGAGATCACGCTGACGCACGAGTTGACGCAATAA
- a CDS encoding glycine zipper 2TM domain-containing protein, translating into MRKLMLAFGAMAMVAPTLVATTTDADAQRRHKYREWRGNDGRLRCRKPDGTTGLVVGAVAGGLLGRTIDSRGDRTLGTVLGGVGGALAGREIERSGKRSCR; encoded by the coding sequence ATGCGTAAGCTCATGCTTGCTTTTGGCGCGATGGCGATGGTCGCCCCGACGCTGGTGGCCACGACGACGGATGCGGACGCGCAGCGCCGCCACAAGTATCGCGAGTGGCGCGGCAACGATGGCCGCCTGCGTTGTCGCAAGCCCGACGGCACCACTGGCCTGGTGGTCGGCGCCGTCGCCGGTGGCCTGCTCGGCCGCACGATCGATTCGCGCGGCGACCGCACGCTCGGCACCGTGCTGGGTGGCGTGGGCGGCGCGCTGGCGGGTCGCGAGATCGAGCGCAGCGGAAAGCGGTCGTGCCGCTGA
- a CDS encoding winged helix-turn-helix domain-containing protein produces MVIRLLVDRPTLSAALHAVGVTLTDAPDAAVAIVRAATLGDARCCPAARILAIAHDEAEEVAALAAGADDAARGSDALVSLRAKRLLALGTTLTLGSLRIDRLSRTATRGGCPLPLLPREYALLELLARHAGSTVAHADLHRALFGLRFDPGTNVLAVHVSRVRRALTANGASAMLLTDRGRGYRLVADLPAATVPR; encoded by the coding sequence ATGGTCATCCGCCTGCTCGTCGATCGCCCGACCCTGTCGGCGGCGCTTCACGCCGTCGGCGTCACGCTTACCGATGCTCCGGATGCCGCCGTCGCCATCGTACGCGCTGCCACCCTCGGCGATGCGCGTTGCTGCCCGGCCGCCCGCATCCTCGCGATCGCGCACGACGAAGCCGAGGAGGTCGCGGCGCTGGCTGCCGGCGCCGACGATGCGGCTCGCGGCTCCGACGCGCTCGTGTCGCTACGCGCGAAACGATTGCTCGCGCTCGGCACGACGTTGACGCTCGGCTCGCTACGGATCGACCGGCTCTCCCGCACCGCCACACGTGGCGGGTGCCCGCTTCCGCTCCTGCCGCGCGAATATGCGCTGCTGGAATTGCTCGCGCGTCATGCCGGCAGCACCGTCGCGCACGCCGACCTGCACCGCGCGCTGTTCGGGCTGCGCTTCGATCCCGGCACCAACGTCCTGGCCGTCCACGTCTCGCGCGTCCGCCGTGCGCTGACGGCGAACGGCGCGTCCGCGATGCTGCTGACCGATCGTGGCCGCGGATATCGGCTGGTTGCCGACCTGCCTGCCGCCACTGTCCCGCGATGA
- a CDS encoding transposase, with amino-acid sequence MIDPCSGDAITLDELVEALERERWDARDEHSLAALGPWLARLGRNRRFLADLAITELEQRFAGQRESSYGAQVLMLRPPATRYALRANFWPARDDAVVKAGGTAPFFYDLPHDHNFSFLTTGYLGPGYWSDYYLFDGDVTGLAGEAARLVFDERARLEPGKLLLYRAHHDVHVQQPPDSFSVSLNILAATPAQAWRTQYRFDTATDTVTQAMTTTASEALVALATRLGGDTGTALAADFAGRHPHPRMRATALAALTGGTLDRTTLHRAAERAMDDSSPLVTAAAKAILARTTSGSEPTFPCDP; translated from the coding sequence GTGATCGACCCCTGTAGCGGCGACGCGATCACGCTCGACGAGCTGGTCGAGGCGCTGGAGCGGGAGCGCTGGGACGCACGCGACGAGCACTCTCTCGCGGCGCTGGGGCCTTGGCTCGCGCGGCTGGGGCGGAACCGCCGCTTCCTGGCCGATCTCGCGATCACCGAACTCGAACAGCGCTTCGCGGGCCAGCGGGAAAGCAGCTACGGCGCACAGGTCCTGATGCTCCGTCCGCCAGCGACGCGCTACGCGCTGCGCGCCAATTTCTGGCCGGCGCGCGACGATGCGGTGGTGAAGGCCGGCGGCACCGCGCCGTTCTTCTACGACCTGCCGCACGACCATAATTTCTCCTTCCTCACCACTGGTTACCTCGGCCCGGGCTATTGGAGCGACTATTACCTCTTCGATGGCGACGTGACGGGGCTTGCCGGCGAAGCCGCGCGGCTGGTGTTCGACGAACGTGCCCGGCTCGAACCCGGCAAGCTGCTGCTCTATCGCGCGCACCACGACGTGCATGTCCAGCAGCCGCCCGACAGTTTCTCGGTCTCGCTCAACATCCTAGCCGCGACACCGGCGCAGGCGTGGCGCACGCAATATCGCTTCGACACCGCCACCGACACCGTCACGCAGGCGATGACCACCACCGCCTCGGAAGCGCTGGTCGCGCTCGCGACCCGGCTCGGCGGCGACACCGGCACCGCGCTCGCCGCCGACTTCGCCGGGCGCCATCCGCACCCGCGAATGCGCGCCACCGCGCTGGCGGCACTCACCGGGGGCACGCTCGACCGTACCACGCTACACCGCGCCGCCGAACGCGCGATGGACGACAGCAGCCCGCTCGTCACGGCGGCGGCAAAGGCGATCCTCGCACGGACCACCTCCGGATCGGAGCCGACATTCCCCTGCGATCCGTAG
- a CDS encoding PaaI family thioesterase, with amino-acid sequence MSWDPIATTRYLLETRTIAGHGGRLGQRYHAHGDDWIEVAQPWSEELVGDEETGVIASGPIIALMDVATSLAVWHRLRTLVAHATLDLRIDYLRPARPHRTVIGRGECLRVARSIAFTRGIAHDGDVNDPVAHVAATFMVTTDRYPRVAA; translated from the coding sequence ATGAGCTGGGATCCGATCGCCACGACGCGCTACTTGCTGGAGACGCGTACGATCGCCGGACATGGCGGGCGGCTTGGCCAGCGATATCATGCGCATGGCGACGACTGGATCGAGGTTGCGCAGCCGTGGAGCGAGGAACTGGTCGGCGACGAGGAGACCGGCGTGATCGCGTCGGGGCCGATCATCGCGCTGATGGATGTCGCGACCAGCCTGGCGGTTTGGCACCGCCTGCGCACGTTGGTGGCGCACGCGACGCTGGATCTGCGGATCGACTATTTGCGCCCGGCGCGCCCGCACCGAACCGTGATCGGCCGCGGCGAGTGCCTGCGGGTCGCGCGTTCGATCGCATTTACGCGCGGTATCGCGCACGACGGTGACGTGAACGACCCCGTTGCGCACGTCGCGGCGACGTTCATGGTGACGACCGATCGCTATCCGCGGGTGGCGGCGTGA
- a CDS encoding PaaI family thioesterase, producing MLPPYARLLGVAVEMVGDGPEIVMPFGQHVVGRPGYLQGGAIAGLLEVAAVAALRHALAGEEGPPVKPVNATVDFIRGGRDRTTRAAGTITRLSARIATVTAIAWQDDRARPIASARMNYLIERGAA from the coding sequence ATCCTGCCGCCATACGCGCGGCTGCTGGGCGTCGCGGTCGAGATGGTCGGCGACGGGCCCGAGATCGTGATGCCGTTCGGGCAGCACGTCGTCGGGCGGCCCGGCTATCTGCAAGGCGGCGCGATCGCGGGGCTGCTGGAGGTCGCGGCGGTGGCGGCGCTGCGCCATGCGCTGGCGGGCGAGGAGGGGCCGCCCGTCAAGCCCGTCAACGCCACCGTCGACTTCATCCGCGGTGGACGCGATCGCACGACGCGCGCGGCCGGCACGATCACGCGGCTGAGCGCGCGCATCGCGACCGTCACAGCCATCGCGTGGCAGGACGATCGCGCGCGCCCGATCGCGAGCGCGCGGATGAATTACCTGATCGAGCGCGGCGCGGCGTGA
- a CDS encoding trimeric intracellular cation channel family protein, with the protein MTPPLDPVVLLPAFAPWLDVAGLAVFAASGALAAARRAQTPVTLAFFALITGVGGGTVRDLLIGAPVFWVHDSRVAAVCLLMAAVIWVTPDRWWRGAALDWFDAIGLAAYAVYGAAKALGYGVPPLPAALMGVMTGCVGGIIRDVLAGEPSILMRPELYVTAAALAAGCYVGLRELGMVPWHAAVIAALAGFALRSAAIRFKLALPAYGER; encoded by the coding sequence GTGACCCCGCCGCTCGACCCCGTCGTGCTGCTGCCGGCGTTCGCGCCGTGGCTGGATGTCGCGGGGCTGGCGGTGTTCGCCGCGTCAGGCGCGCTGGCCGCGGCCAGACGTGCGCAGACGCCGGTGACGCTGGCGTTCTTCGCGCTGATCACCGGCGTGGGCGGGGGCACGGTGCGCGACCTGCTGATCGGCGCGCCGGTGTTCTGGGTGCATGATTCGCGCGTGGCGGCGGTCTGCCTGTTGATGGCGGCGGTGATCTGGGTGACGCCGGACCGGTGGTGGCGCGGCGCGGCGCTCGACTGGTTCGATGCGATCGGGCTGGCGGCCTATGCGGTCTATGGCGCGGCCAAGGCGCTGGGATATGGCGTGCCGCCGCTGCCTGCGGCGTTGATGGGGGTCATGACGGGGTGCGTCGGCGGGATCATCCGCGACGTGCTGGCGGGCGAGCCGTCGATCCTGATGCGACCGGAACTGTACGTGACCGCGGCGGCGCTGGCGGCGGGATGCTACGTGGGGCTGCGCGAGCTGGGCATGGTGCCGTGGCACGCCGCAGTGATCGCGGCGCTGGCGGGGTTCGCACTGCGATCGGCGGCGATCCGCTTCAAGCTGGCGTTACCGGCGTATGGCGAGCGGTGA
- a CDS encoding phosphoadenylyl-sulfate reductase gives MGEPAHDLDIIDVRPAFTVADAAAMQARFEGVDAPDMLRELLAGELRGRIAAVSSFGAESAVLLHMVAQVDRDVPVIFTNTQKMFGETLAYRDEVSERLGLTDLRVFRPDPRLLRLRDEKGLRWSYDPDGCCEMRKVEPLRRALLPFQAWISGRKGFQAKTRMALPRFEEDEGRLKINPLADWSKEKLDGYFAEHDLPRHPLEAQGYLSIGCAPCTSKVRPGEDPRAGRWRGWDKVECGIHVAEKPGEEPAF, from the coding sequence ATGGGTGAGCCCGCGCACGATCTGGACATCATCGACGTCCGCCCCGCCTTCACCGTCGCCGATGCCGCCGCGATGCAGGCACGGTTCGAAGGCGTGGACGCGCCTGACATGCTGCGCGAACTGCTCGCCGGCGAGCTGCGCGGGCGGATCGCCGCCGTATCGTCGTTCGGCGCGGAATCGGCGGTGCTGCTCCACATGGTGGCGCAGGTCGATCGCGACGTGCCGGTGATCTTCACCAACACGCAAAAGATGTTCGGCGAGACCCTCGCCTATCGCGACGAGGTGTCGGAACGGCTCGGCCTCACCGATCTGCGCGTGTTCCGTCCCGACCCGCGGCTGCTGCGCCTGCGCGACGAAAAGGGATTGCGCTGGTCCTACGACCCGGACGGCTGCTGCGAGATGCGCAAGGTCGAGCCGCTGCGCCGCGCGCTGCTGCCGTTCCAGGCGTGGATCTCGGGCCGCAAGGGCTTCCAGGCGAAAACCCGCATGGCGCTCCCGCGCTTCGAGGAAGACGAAGGCCGGCTGAAGATCAATCCACTGGCGGACTGGTCGAAGGAAAAGCTCGACGGCTATTTCGCCGAGCATGATCTGCCGCGCCATCCGCTGGAGGCGCAAGGCTATCTTTCGATCGGCTGCGCGCCGTGCACCTCGAAGGTCCGTCCCGGCGAAGACCCCCGCGCCGGCCGCTGGCGCGGCTGGGACAAAGTGGAATGCGGGATCCACGTTGCGGAGAAGCCCGGCGAGGAACCGGCGTTCTAG
- a CDS encoding DUF934 domain-containing protein — translation MVDAFEVDVIDDRAHLRFRDEAAHEEPAVTLDAFLAGQSNATAVRVEPGDDARALIPMLGRIALVEVSFPSSRDGRGYSAARVLREAGYVGELRAEGDVLVDQIPLMRRCGFDSFAPRAAVDPVVLRRSLERYDHVYQKAADAAVPIWKLRHG, via the coding sequence ATGGTTGACGCATTCGAGGTCGACGTGATCGACGACCGCGCGCACCTGCGCTTCCGCGACGAGGCTGCGCACGAGGAACCGGCCGTGACGCTGGACGCCTTCCTCGCCGGGCAGTCGAACGCCACCGCCGTCCGGGTCGAGCCCGGCGACGATGCGCGCGCACTGATTCCGATGCTGGGCCGGATCGCACTGGTCGAGGTGTCCTTTCCCAGCTCCCGCGACGGACGCGGCTATTCGGCGGCGCGCGTGCTGCGCGAGGCCGGCTATGTCGGCGAACTCCGCGCCGAGGGCGACGTGCTGGTCGATCAGATCCCGCTCATGCGTCGCTGCGGCTTCGACAGCTTCGCGCCACGCGCGGCGGTCGATCCCGTCGTGCTGCGCCGGTCGCTGGAACGCTACGACCACGTCTACCAAAAGGCTGCCGACGCCGCCGTCCCGATCTGGAAATTGCGTCATGGGTGA
- a CDS encoding nitrite/sulfite reductase, translating to MYKYDEYDQSIVDARVDEFRDQCRRRLAGELTEDQFKPLRLMNGLYLQLHAYMLRVAVPYGTLDSRQMRMLAHVARKYDRGYGHFTTRQNIQYNWIKLEDAADILAELATVEMHAIQTSGNCIRNISSDQFAGAAADEVTDPRPWAELLRQWSTFHPEFSYLPRKFKIAVIAADEDRAAMRLHDIGLQLIERDGVLGARVFVGGGMGRTPMIAPEIKDFVAADELMSYLEACLRVYNRYGRRDNIYKARIKILIHELGADKYRAEVEEEFAAVKQLGIDPPAAELARITAMFAAPAFAADDGTVADRSDPDFAVWLDQNVKPHKQPGHAIVTISLKPIGGIPGDASAEQIDVMADLAERYSFDELRVTHAQNIVLPHVRVADLKAVWEALAAAGLADANLDLISDIIACPGLDYCALANARSIPLAQKIGRRFADLDRQRDLGELKLKISGCINACGHHHAGHIGILGVDRKGTENFQLLLGGSGAEDVSLGKITGPGFDEDGVVDAIERVTDTYVRLRDTGERFVDTYRRVGMQPFKEAIYG from the coding sequence ATGTACAAGTACGACGAATACGACCAGTCGATCGTCGACGCCCGCGTCGATGAATTCCGCGACCAGTGCCGCCGGCGGCTTGCGGGCGAGTTGACCGAGGACCAGTTCAAGCCGCTGCGGCTGATGAACGGGCTGTACCTGCAACTCCACGCCTACATGCTGCGCGTCGCGGTGCCCTATGGCACGCTCGACAGCCGCCAGATGCGGATGCTCGCGCATGTCGCGCGCAAGTACGACCGTGGTTACGGCCATTTCACCACCCGCCAGAACATCCAGTACAATTGGATCAAGCTGGAGGACGCCGCCGACATTCTCGCCGAACTGGCGACGGTCGAGATGCACGCCATCCAGACCAGCGGCAATTGCATCCGCAACATCAGCTCCGACCAGTTCGCCGGCGCCGCCGCCGACGAGGTCACCGATCCGCGCCCGTGGGCCGAGCTGCTGCGCCAGTGGAGCACGTTCCACCCCGAATTCAGTTACCTGCCGCGCAAGTTCAAGATCGCGGTGATCGCCGCCGACGAGGATCGCGCCGCGATGCGCCTCCACGACATCGGCCTGCAACTGATCGAACGGGACGGCGTCCTGGGGGCGAGAGTGTTCGTGGGCGGCGGCATGGGCCGTACGCCGATGATCGCACCCGAGATCAAGGACTTCGTCGCCGCCGATGAGCTGATGAGCTATCTGGAGGCGTGCCTGCGCGTCTACAATCGCTACGGCCGCCGCGACAATATCTACAAGGCGCGGATCAAGATCCTGATCCACGAACTCGGCGCGGACAAGTATCGCGCCGAGGTCGAGGAGGAATTCGCCGCCGTCAAGCAACTCGGCATCGATCCCCCCGCCGCCGAACTCGCGCGCATCACCGCGATGTTCGCGGCGCCCGCCTTCGCCGCCGACGACGGCACGGTCGCGGACCGCAGCGATCCGGACTTCGCGGTGTGGCTCGATCAGAACGTGAAGCCGCACAAGCAACCCGGCCACGCGATCGTCACCATTTCGCTGAAGCCGATCGGCGGCATCCCCGGTGACGCCTCGGCCGAGCAGATCGACGTCATGGCCGATCTCGCTGAACGCTACAGCTTCGACGAGTTGCGCGTCACCCATGCGCAGAACATCGTCCTGCCGCATGTCCGCGTCGCCGACCTGAAGGCGGTGTGGGAAGCGTTGGCGGCGGCCGGGCTCGCCGACGCGAACCTCGACCTGATCAGCGACATCATCGCTTGCCCCGGGCTCGATTATTGCGCGCTCGCCAACGCGCGCTCGATCCCGCTCGCGCAGAAGATCGGCCGCCGCTTCGCCGATCTCGACCGGCAGCGCGACCTCGGCGAGCTGAAACTGAAGATCAGCGGCTGCATCAACGCATGCGGCCATCATCATGCCGGGCACATCGGCATCCTCGGCGTCGACCGGAAGGGCACGGAGAACTTCCAGCTGCTCCTCGGCGGGTCCGGTGCGGAGGACGTGTCGCTCGGCAAGATCACCGGCCCCGGCTTCGACGAGGACGGCGTGGTCGACGCGATCGAGCGCGTCACCGACACCTATGTCCGCCTGCGCGACACCGGCGAGCGCTTCGTCGACACCTACCGGCGCGTCGGCATGCAGCCGTTCAAGGAAGCGATCTATGGTTGA
- a CDS encoding DUF2849 domain-containing protein produces MKLVTGNDLATGDVVWWTGRGWTRHIAEARDAGDRAESIAREEEAARRVNVPYVIEASETPDGPRPAHIKDRIRALGPTVRPDLTLKPADPHAGDWVI; encoded by the coding sequence ATGAAGCTGGTGACCGGCAACGATCTGGCGACCGGCGACGTGGTGTGGTGGACCGGCCGCGGCTGGACCCGCCATATCGCCGAGGCGCGCGACGCCGGCGATCGTGCCGAGTCGATCGCGCGTGAAGAAGAAGCCGCGCGCCGCGTCAACGTGCCCTATGTGATCGAGGCGAGCGAGACCCCCGACGGCCCCCGCCCCGCCCATATCAAGGACCGCATCCGGGCGCTCGGCCCCACGGTGCGCCCCGACCTGACGCTGAAGCCCGCCGACCCGCATGCCGGCGACTGGGTGATCTGA